In Theobroma cacao cultivar B97-61/B2 chromosome 7, Criollo_cocoa_genome_V2, whole genome shotgun sequence, the genomic window CTTAAGGTCTCAACTCTTTTAAATTATTGCAGTGAAGgagtttaattttaaagaaaattataagaaataatCCTCCACACAAactcaattcaaaaatattttttattataattttaattatttttaatcaatttttgacATGACTTAACAGTAATGTTTTTTAAACAACTTCAGTCAAATTAAATAGTTTTGATTTCCTCTATCCCGTCAtccaaacaaaattttaaaattaaatctcgatttctCTCTTCTGCCAAATATTGTCTATTTCGCCATCCTAAAGAGTAGAGATGACATCAAAGTATGTGTTTTAGGTTCTTTggtttattggtttatttaAAGAACCCTAAATTTGAGGGgttgaaattgattaaatatatttgtaaATTAAGGTACTGTATGACTTTGGCAATTTAAACTTGGCTGCGAGCAGGTAAATCAATTAGTTATTAGGTATTGCATTACTGGTTTTAAGGTATTGTGTcactagtttttaggcatcATGTAACTTAATCATTGCGTTTCtaatttttaggcattgcataACCAGTTTTAAGTATTACGTAAAtggtttttaggcattacatgactgatttttagACAATCATGCAATGCCTTACTAATTAGTTACGTAATGCCTTACTAACCAGTCATGTAATACTATGTCAACTAATTACGTAATGTCATATCAATCAGTTATGcaaaatctaaaaatcaaTCATGCAATATCTAAAAATTAGTAACGTAATATCTAAAAACTACTCACGCAATGTCAAAAAATTGATTATGTAATACCTAAAAGTTACAAAAACTACttaattccatttaacaaaatcaataacTTCAAATAATACACcatatttcatttaacaacataattaacgAATATGCCTACTTGAcgaaaaatgcttaaaatgttcaaagatttttcttcatgtatcaaaaatcattccaaaatgcttaaaaatacttaaaacgTTCAAATGTTTTTCTTCGTATATCaaaaactatttcaaaatacaaaaaatgtttaaaagtttttttccTGACAATGAATACTTTAAAGATGAATGATTTGGTGAGAAAAACTCAAAGAATATAAGTCGATTTAAGATGCAGACCTAAATATATAAGTAGGTTTCATTAAGactaattttgtttaaaattaatttctcttgattaaaaataattaaaattataaagaaaactatttttaaaaatacctTATATATGAGGGGTGTCTTTGAAAAGAACCCTTAATTTTAACCTTTTATACCATCAAACCTTGTTTTCAACTCCTTCACTgcaataataaaatgaattcACGTACCACTGATTTCGTATTTGTTGTggttgaaaattaaagaatgatACCAGAAAATGCAAAAATCTGATTATTTAGCATTCACGTACGCCACGTTTGAAGTGTGTTGCCCATCTTGCAATTACAATACATTTAAATTGCTGCCTAACCTCCTACAAAGTAATAACGTAACATAAAATCGAACAATAAAAAGAGACCTACCCATCTCGGCATCTAATTATGAGTCCGGATACGGTTTTTGAATTCTAACATTATTAGTTAATCGTGTTACACTTgtatttattcatataattattaatattatatgtttatataatacgattaagatagtgataacacaaaataaaattgaacaaTACAAAGAAACTTACACATCTAACTATCTAATCATGAGTCCGTGTACCTTTTTCGAATTCTGACATAATTAGTTAATCGTATTATGCTCGTATTTATTCATAtaactattaatattatatatttatacaacacaattgaaataataataacataaaGTAAAACTAAACAATACAATGAGACTTACCCATCTAGCCATCTAATCATGAGTTCGACATTCTTCATTTAGACGAGAAGtggaaaattattatttaaaaactGTTGTCATAAAGTATTTCTATTATGATGATCAGATGATTAATTGTTTTGagtaaatataattaattttaaaatttttgtcaaacatgaaattgtaactattttgaatttgaaatattttgatgGGATTATGAATTACGatataagcaaaagagaacgaaaataattattttggaATGTTTATAAATCATACCGTTTTCAAATTATCAATATAATTgtgattaatttataaaatatcatgaatttcaaattgtaattttaaagtattgttttatttattagacTTGATCCAGCTAGTTAGATATTCTTGTTACATGCTGGACTGTTAAGCTCATTCTTTTATTAACATTTTTATGGATACCGAAAAATGAATATTAGGGATTAATGCACTTAGAAAGAGTGTGCATTTAAAAGGATATTATCTAGGGTTAGATTTTGAGATTTAATTAGGTTATATTTtatggttattatggattttggttttaagaatttttgtttatagACTTTATCAACATTTTAGCTTGGCCTTAATAGACTTTGAGGTACTTTGTTTAGAATAAATGATGTAGTTGGAAGATTTATTTTAGCCTTCAACATTTTAGCTTGGCTTTAATAGACTTTGAGGTACTTTATTTAGTTGGAAGATTTATTTTAGCATTACATGCTCCCAAAGGTCACCTCGTGAGTGTGTGGCATTGTCACAATTAGATGTAATAGTTGGTGTTTGGGTATTTTGACTATATTGtgtaatatattatattaatagtTATACTAGTAAATATGAATATATCATGATTCCTAAACACAAATAAGAATACTTTTATTAAACGTGTAAAATGATACGACATGtttaacatatttattaaatagatCGGACTAAATTTTATAACtcttttaaatgattaaaataattaaaatttaaatatcaattttaCACAATAAATACGATTAACACAATAACCATGTTCCACACAAAATAGAttaacatgattaaattaagatGTATATAATTACAAATGAaatacaattttattattcaagttttaaaactaataatcatgaaaataattataacaaaataataatatccaTAAAGCATAATAAAATCCACTATGATTATCAATCAACAATAAAATCCATCACGATCATCATAACCATAATAATACAAAGCATTTATAAGGGGTTTAAAAGGTTCATAATTAGGTCAAAAACGTGTTGGTAGACATGTTtacatgattaattaaattaataataaataaatttagatttatgataaaataattaactaaacgtgtcttaaataaattaaataaatttaatacgtttaagatataaaaattttcatatatcaACTATCGACATAATTAACATACAAAATACGAttactttaaattaaaatttatttaactccCTATCTTGTTATCGTGTCATATATAAAATTGTTAAGTCAAGCCAAGACTTAGATTTGGGGTGTGGCaacttatatttaataaaagttataacataaaataaaattaaacaataatttagACCTACCTATCTAGTCATCTATCATTATTCCCACCTTCTCCATTACGGTGTGTGGTGGAGACTAGGCGTGTGGTGCAATGAGGAGCCCCGACCACACGGTACTGAACTTCCCTCCATCACcttttttgttcaaaactCCATGAAAGTGAAAATCTTGCTTATGAACAATGATttaaaaagtattaaaaagtaatgaatcgaaaaataatgaagagtCAGATCACATTGTGCACGATATTTTAGAAACtctctaatttaaaataagtttGATAAACCtcaattatcatttttttttttgtttttggaaatAATACACATTATAACCATTACGTTACTTTTAatcattgaatttaattttataaaattaagtCATCAAGTATTTATTtcggagaagaagaaaaacacaaactcGTTAAGGAATATATATTCGATGTATAATTCTTAATagattcattaattttatattataattttttattttcttgcataACATAATTTTTGATTGAACGAAATAGGTAATTAGtactaaaataaattttcaagtgacttgatttctaaaaataaaaattcaataagcCTAGAAGTAACATTTTGAAAAAGTTTGATGGCTAAAATGTCCATTTgttattattagttttttggtttaagtataattttgtatttatttaGATAAATCAATGCACATTGTTTATCAATAATCTACTTTAATAAGTGTATATAAATTAGCTTAGGAGAACGGAATGAAGttgaattaattatatatagcGAGTGCACTcactaatttttaatttattgcctacattaaaaatttataagccACAACATGTTAGATTAAAAAAGATTATTAAATCACTGCTGCTTCTTAATATTTGCGGAGGCAGACCTATGCATTAAAATTGCAAGTACAAGGGTTGAAATAAATGTTCAACTAACCTTGGCTCGAAACCCATTGCCTTttaatatgatataatataataattcaaaattaagtgtaaattttaattttccctCACTGAATTGGGTAAAAAAATGTCTcttctttgtattttttaaaaaatagaaaatattaaaaattaatgtaaaaattaatcacTCTTACTTAAAAGTATTATGCTAATAGAGGTTTAGAGAATAGAAAGTTTTTGAAAGAGTAATCTACAGCTTTAGTTCAAATGGCCACGTTCTTACTTGGTTATTCTCATCAGATTCAAGGTAATTAATTTTACCGTTTTACCCTTATCAAGTTCCCCGTTTCTCATATATTTGATCCTATTTATGTAATTTCAACCGTTGACGAGCTTATTCGAAGATTCAAAAACTCCAGTAGTTTTAAATGGAAAAGTTCGCGCCAAAGTTCATATCTTCGTCTCAGAGCTTTCACGAACACAGAATAAAAGCGAAAAAGAGGCTTATTTTCCTCTGAAAAATATTCAGGAAATTTGAAGGTAAAACAAATGTTTCTCCgattttaacttttcttttgttgcttTCCCGATTTCTTCCTCTGTTCTCCGTTTTCatctctgtttttttttcttttttttttgaattttttcttcatttatgaTCTGTTAATTTGTAGGGATTTGATCAAGCTAGAGAATCTGCGGTTTTGGGAGTAATATCCGGTCAACTTGCGGATAAAACGGTAATTATAAGTCTGTTTGGTTGCAAAGAAAAGTTAGGAAgacgaaaaagaaaattttgaaatctcGAACTAtaggttttctttttccttgtttggaacctcataaaattataacttcCGTTGATTTGATCGGGCCTCATAGTAATATCAGAATCGAGatcaaaacaaatattaattttcctgaTTAATTGAAACTCCGCGAATTTATAAGGATTTCACGTTTTTCTCCTAAAATCTGATGATATATTATCAAAACCTGACTATGAATAATTTCTGAATTACTTATTCAAAAATTGGGCTGGACTGGTTAGAATATTGAATTTTCCCTACAAATTTCctgaaattttaaagtttatgTAATAATTCAATTTCTGGTGCTTATCCTACTTGTTTATAACTTTCTCTGAGAACAAAAGcctgaaaaatatttaaataatttaaaataaaaaagaaaaatattgtgAACAACAGAATGCATGATTTTACTTTTGTAATAAGAAGTGTAGttaagtttattttcatttttagatCAATTACTATGATTTTCATTCAAGCCatttgcttatttattttatagcaACTTCTTACTTCTTAGGAAGCAAATATAACAACCAAACAGAGCACAAGATTCTATTGATCAACACCATGAAGTTCCTCTTACTGGGGCCAAAGCTTTGTTCCTTTAATTCATGAAACAACAATCTGTGGCATTCATTGACTTGAACTGTATATGGAAATACATACTCCTACAGAATCTTGCCCTGATGGTTGGTTGTGATATGCAGATATAGTTTCTGTATCGACAAATACTATCAATTGAGATGAGATGCAACGCATGCTGGCGTGAATTAGAAGGGCGAGCCGTTTCCACTACCTGTGGTCACCTCTTGTGTATCCTATTGCATTTCTTTATTCTGCCATTGCAGAATGTATACATTTTATATCTGTTTCTTTCCATTGTTTGAGATAAAGAAATAGTTGATACATTGCCAAGATTCCTTGACATTGTAAATAGGCACTGAAGATGCGAGCAAGATCCTTAGCAATGATGCAGCTTGTCCCATTTGTGATCAAGTTCTCTCTAAGAGGTAAGAATTTTATCTGGTGGATGTTGGTCTTTGCAATGCTTTCTAGAATTTTGCTTTCTAAAACTAAGGCATTAGTTTTcacaataaaaaatgaaaacaaaaaagaaattggatgtttataatatgttaataaAGACCTGTGTCTAAACGAAAAAATATAGTTATTTGGCAACGATGGTCTGTCTTAgacttttctttcctcttttcacTAATTTGTAGACTGCTTACAGAATATATAGGTGACTGTTGTTGTTAATTTGTCATCAAGCACCAGGGTTAGGATTGTTCTGCATTGCTTTTACTTTTACTTACTTGTATGTTGTATCTTATTAATCTCAATTCTACTCAACTCATATGGGGTTAGGATTGTTCTGCACTGCTTTTACTTTTACTTACTTGTATGTTGTATCTTATTAATCTCAATTCTACTCAACTCATATGGGAATTTTGATTCTCAGTCTTATGAAACCTGTGGATATCAACCCAAATGATGAATGGATAAATGTAAGCAAATGCTTCACTTGGATCATTGTATGCAGCTTGTTTTTACTGATTAAAACATCTCCCTTGTTAAATTTACACCATGCTCTAGTTTTTCTTTGTCTTCCATTGTGGTGCtgctttgttatttgtctAATTGTTTTGCTGCTCAGTAacatcatgcattttattgCAGATGGCAATGGCTGGCGTGTCTCCGCAGATATGTATCCTTCATAATCTAGACTATGTGATTTTCCGTTTATGTGGTATTTTTGTTCTGAAGCCTCATTGTATCAGACACTAGAGAGCTACCAAAATAGAATAAGAAGAGGATCTTGTTAGTTGTTTTTGATGTTCTGTTTCATTTGAAAGAGTTTGCTATTAAGAGAGAGAATGGATTCTGTTCTATGAGAAAAAACCTTACAGACATGCATTTCCTTAATGAATTTAGTGATGAAGAGTTCATACAGAAGTGTGATGTTTTACATTGGGCAAAAGGAATTAGAAATGCAGTACAAGATGAACAGAATTGTAGCTCAGTGCCGCCAGAAATGTGAGGCAATGCAAGAAAAGTTCTCAGAGAAACTGGAGCAGGTGCATACTGCATATCAGAAAATGGCCAAGAGGTGTCAGATGATGGAGCAGGAAATTGAGAGTTTGTCAAAGGATAAGCAAGAGCTCCAAGAAAAGTTTTCTGAGAAATCAAGGTCagtctatatattttttctttgaactCGTTAGTTCTGTTTCCCGAAGTTTATTTTATGCTTCTGTAACCCTGCTATATTTTGCATATATCCAAAATACCAGACAGAAGAGAAAGCTTGATGAAATGTATGACCAGTTAAGGAGTGACTATGAGTCAATGAAACGGTCGGCCATCCAACCTTCAAATAATTTCTATGTTAGAAATGAGGCTGACTTATTCTCAAATCCAGCTACTAACATGGTGGATGGCAGAGACCCTATACGAAGGGGTAATTatgttcttttatttatttgcgTATACTAATAACTGAcaaaagttttaatatttttccttaGTTCCTGTTATAACATGATTTGAGTCAGCTGCCTTGTAagtcatttttcttaattatttccCTACCCAGTTAACTTATTTGTTGCAGATTGGTCGATCTTTTCTCCCAAAACTCCAGGGCCGCGAGAGGATGTATGGCCTGCAAGACAGAATAGTTCGAACTCTGGTCATTTTGACATATCCGGTGGCTCACCAGCAAAACAAGCAGCCATTCCGGTTGATGTTGGGAATAGAAGGGGTGGCGCTCACCCTGCTTTTGGAGCTGGTGGTGTTAACCCGGCAATGACACTAAGGAACCTGATAATCTCTCCTATAAAGCGGCCTCAGCTCTCTCGTAATCGCACTCAAATATTTACGTAAGCAGAAAAAATATAGGTATGCTCAATTTACTTTCTTGCTCATTTGCTGAATTTTAACGAAATCTTCATTTTCCAGATTGTAGGTTCCAAAGTCATGAGCTTATCCTCGGCTAGACTACTCATACTGATAAGGTTACTTTGATCGTAGTCTAAGAACAAAGCAATAAACTAAAACAACATCAATGCACATGTCAGAATCACAAATGTAAAGAATTGCACTGTTCCTTTTTTGCTATGCCGACTTGCATGATAACTTTGTGTGGATGAAGCAGCTGTCGACATCAAATAGATGTAGAATTTGATGGACAAGCAGTGTTAAAGAAACTTTACATTCTATAATTAGCTTTTTGTTTGAcagtaaaaagagaaaaaaatatatatggcAAAGTCAATTAAACCATTGTGTGGGAGCATGaacttggaaaaagaaaaacattggTACCTCATTGTCATTGCCAAATTTTCGATGGTATGTGGATATATAACAGGACCATGTAGTATTCATCTTTTTCATGATTGCCACTTTATGTCCTTGATTGATTTTTCTAAGGAATGGAACCCTCCTGAAGAGTTTGCCCATTAAAGCAACATTCATGCAAGGTCTATCTCAAGGAACTG contains:
- the LOC18594392 gene encoding E3 ubiquitin-protein ligase CCNB1IP1 homolog isoform X2: MRCNACWRELEGRAVSTTCGHLLCTEDASKILSNDAACPICDQVLSKSLMKPVDINPNDEWINMAMAGVSPQILMKSSYRSVMFYIGQKELEMQYKMNRIVAQCRQKCEAMQEKFSEKLEQVHTAYQKMAKRCQMMEQEIESLSKDKQELQEKFSEKSRQKRKLDEMYDQLRSDYESMKRSAIQPSNNFYVRNEADLFSNPATNMVDGRDPIRRVNLFVADWSIFSPKTPGPREDVWPARQNSSNSGHFDISGGSPAKQAAIPVDVGNRRGGAHPAFGAGGVNPAMTLRNLIISPIKRPQLSRNRTQIFT
- the LOC18594392 gene encoding E3 ubiquitin-protein ligase CCNB1IP1 homolog isoform X5 — protein: MRCNACWRELEGRAVSTTCGHLLCTEDASKILSNDAACPICDQVLSKSLMKPVDINPNDEWINMAMAGVSPQILMKSSYRSVMFYIGQKELEMQYKMNRIVAQCRQKCEAMQEKFSEKLEQVHTAYQKMAKRCQMMEQEIESLSKDKQELQEKFSEKSRQKRKLDEMYDQLRSDYESMKRSAIQPSNNFYVRNEADLFSNPATNMVDGRDPIRRGPREDVWPARQNSSNSGHFDISGGSPAKQAAIPVDVGNRRGGAHPAFGAGGVNPAMTLRNLIISPIKRPQLSRNRTQIFTL
- the LOC18594392 gene encoding E3 ubiquitin-protein ligase CCNB1IP1 homolog isoform X1 gives rise to the protein MRCNACWRELEGRAVSTTCGHLLCTEDASKILSNDAACPICDQVLSKSLMKPVDINPNDEWINMAMAGVSPQILMKSSYRSVMFYIGQKELEMQYKMNRIVAQCRQKCEAMQEKFSEKLEQVHTAYQKMAKRCQMMEQEIESLSKDKQELQEKFSEKSRQKRKLDEMYDQLRSDYESMKRSAIQPSNNFYVRNEADLFSNPATNMVDGRDPIRRVNLFVADWSIFSPKTPGPREDVWPARQNSSNSGHFDISGGSPAKQAAIPVDVGNRRGGAHPAFGAGGVNPAMTLRNLIISPIKRPQLSRNRTQIFTL
- the LOC18594392 gene encoding E3 ubiquitin-protein ligase CCNB1IP1 homolog isoform X4, producing MRCNACWRELEGRAVSTTCGHLLCTEDASKILSNDAACPICDQVLSKSLMKPVDINPNDEWINMAMAGVSPQILMKSSYRSVMFYIGQKELEMQYKMNRIVAQCRQKCEAMQEKFSEKLEQVHTAYQKMAKRCQMMEQEIESLSKDKQELQEKFSEKSRQKRKLDEMYDQLRSDYESMKRSAIQPSNNFYVRNEADLFSNPATNMVDGRDPIRRDWSIFSPKTPGPREDVWPARQNSSNSGHFDISGGSPAKQAAIPVDVGNRRGGAHPAFGAGGVNPAMTLRNLIISPIKRPQLSRNRTQIFT
- the LOC18594392 gene encoding E3 ubiquitin-protein ligase CCNB1IP1 homolog isoform X3; translated protein: MRCNACWRELEGRAVSTTCGHLLCTEDASKILSNDAACPICDQVLSKSLMKPVDINPNDEWINMAMAGVSPQILMKSSYRSVMFYIGQKELEMQYKMNRIVAQCRQKCEAMQEKFSEKLEQVHTAYQKMAKRCQMMEQEIESLSKDKQELQEKFSEKSRQKRKLDEMYDQLRSDYESMKRSAIQPSNNFYVRNEADLFSNPATNMVDGRDPIRRDWSIFSPKTPGPREDVWPARQNSSNSGHFDISGGSPAKQAAIPVDVGNRRGGAHPAFGAGGVNPAMTLRNLIISPIKRPQLSRNRTQIFTL
- the LOC18594392 gene encoding E3 ubiquitin-protein ligase CCNB1IP1 homolog isoform X6 gives rise to the protein MRCNACWRELEGRAVSTTCGHLLCTEDASKILSNDAACPICDQVLSKSLMKPVDINPNDEWINMAMAGVSPQILMKSSYRSVMFYIGQKELEMQYKMNRIVAQCRQKCEAMQEKFSEKLEQVHTAYQKMAKRCQMMEQEIESLSKDKQELQEKFSEKSRQKRKLDEMYDQLRSDYESMKRSAIQPSNNFYVRNEADLFSNPATNMVDGRDPIRRGPREDVWPARQNSSNSGHFDISGGSPAKQAAIPVDVGNRRGGAHPAFGAGGVNPAMTLRNLIISPIKRPQLSRNRTQIFT